Genomic segment of Streptomyces sp. NA02950:
TCGCCGCCGTCGCCGACGAGCTGCACTTCACCCGTGCCGCCGCCCGCCTCTACGTGGCCCAGCAGGCGCTGAGCCGCGACATCCGCAGGCTGGAACGGGAGCTGGGCGCGGAGCTGTTCGTCCGGACCACCCGACAGGTCGCGCTGACCGCCGAGGGCGAGCGGCTGCTGCCGTACGCACGACGGGTGCTCGCGGCGCAGGACGAGCTGGCCGCCGCCGTGGGCGGCGGCACCGGCCGTCCGCTGCTGGTGGACGTGGGCGCGCCGGTCAGCACCGGCGCCCGGGTGCTGGACGAGGCGCGGCGGCGGCTCGCCGCCGACACCGAGCTGGTGGCCCGCTACCACAGCGGGCTGACCGGCGCCGCCGCCGAACTGCTCACCGGGCGCCTGGACGTCTCCTTCGGCCGCGCCCTGGGCCTGGAACCGGCCGTGCTGGCCGGTCTCGAGCACCGCCCGGTGCGCTACGAGCGGATCGCCGTCGTGCTGCGCGAGGACCATCCCCTCGCCCGCCGGGAGCGGATCCCGCTGGCCGCCCTCGCGGGCGAGACCCTCTACGCCGCCGCGGGCAACGCCGCCACCGCCGAGTGGACGGACCTGGCCCGGCAGCTGTTCGCGGGACGCGGCATCGCGATGGCCGAACCGTTCCCGGAGATCGAGGGCGACGCGGAGTTCATCCGCGTGGTGACCAAGCGGCGCTGGTCGGTGCTGGCGACCGAGGTGTTCATCGATCTGCCCGGTATGGTGCTGCGCCCGCT
This window contains:
- a CDS encoding LysR family transcriptional regulator, with amino-acid sequence MNRDIEPRLLRAFAAVADELHFTRAAARLYVAQQALSRDIRRLERELGAELFVRTTRQVALTAEGERLLPYARRVLAAQDELAAAVGGGTGRPLLVDVGAPVSTGARVLDEARRRLAADTELVARYHSGLTGAAAELLTGRLDVSFGRALGLEPAVLAGLEHRPVRYERIAVVLREDHPLARRERIPLAALAGETLYAAAGNAATAEWTDLARQLFAGRGIAMAEPFPEIEGDAEFIRVVTKRRWSVLATEVFIDLPGMVLRPLIDPVPLSPVSIVWRKGLRHPGLTALLAAAHDLGARHRWLDRPHNAWLPGGTDEMC